Proteins found in one Rhodobacter capsulatus SB 1003 genomic segment:
- a CDS encoding Mrp/NBP35 family ATP-binding protein, translating to MTLTKESVLEALRKTALPGGGDAVGRNLVHALAVESGVVRFVLEGAPEAELLVIRPVLEAAVRALPGVQSLSVVIPAGPSKAPGGGVKIGGHAKPQDGPLPVPGVAHVIAVGSGKGGVGKSTVASNLAVALARAGKRVGLLDADLYGPSQPRMMGATEKPASPDGQTILPVRAHGVVLMSLGLMLREDEAVIWRGPMLMGALQQMLGQVKWDHFGPLDVLVIDLPPGTGDIQLSLCQKTVLDGAVIVSTPQDIALLDAKKALDMFAKLKLPVLGLIENMSTYVCPNCGHEAHLFGHGGVEAEAARLGLPFLGSLPLALEVREAGDAGRPVALGTGAAAGAYAAIAAELIGRGVA from the coding sequence ATGACGCTTACGAAGGAATCGGTGCTGGAAGCGCTGCGCAAGACCGCCTTGCCGGGGGGCGGGGATGCGGTCGGTCGCAATCTGGTGCATGCGCTGGCCGTCGAATCGGGGGTGGTGCGTTTTGTCCTGGAAGGTGCGCCCGAGGCGGAGCTGCTGGTGATCCGGCCGGTGCTGGAGGCGGCGGTGCGGGCGCTGCCGGGGGTGCAAAGCCTGTCGGTGGTGATCCCGGCCGGGCCGTCGAAGGCGCCGGGCGGCGGGGTGAAGATCGGCGGGCATGCGAAGCCGCAGGACGGGCCGCTGCCGGTGCCGGGCGTGGCGCATGTGATCGCCGTGGGCTCGGGCAAGGGGGGGGTGGGCAAATCCACCGTCGCCTCGAACCTGGCTGTGGCTTTGGCGCGGGCGGGCAAAAGGGTGGGGCTGCTCGATGCCGATCTTTACGGGCCCAGCCAGCCGCGGATGATGGGGGCCACCGAAAAGCCCGCCTCGCCCGATGGTCAGACGATCCTGCCGGTGCGCGCGCATGGGGTGGTGCTGATGTCGCTCGGGCTGATGCTGCGCGAGGACGAGGCGGTGATCTGGCGCGGCCCGATGCTGATGGGGGCGCTGCAGCAGATGCTCGGTCAGGTGAAATGGGATCATTTCGGGCCGCTCGACGTGCTGGTGATCGACCTGCCGCCGGGCACCGGGGACATTCAGCTCAGCCTGTGCCAGAAGACCGTGCTGGACGGCGCGGTGATCGTGTCCACGCCGCAGGACATCGCGCTGCTGGATGCGAAAAAGGCGCTCGACATGTTTGCCAAGCTGAAGCTGCCGGTGCTGGGGCTGATCGAGAACATGTCCACCTATGTCTGTCCGAATTGCGGCCACGAGGCGCATCTGTTCGGCCATGGCGGGGTGGAGGCCGAGGCGGCGCGGCTGGGCCTGCCGTTCCTGGGATCGCTGCCGCTGGCGCTTGAAGTGCGCGAGGCGGGGGATGCGGGCCGTCCCGTGGCGCTGGGCACGGGCGCCGCGGCCGGGGCCT